Part of the Desulfolutivibrio sulfoxidireducens genome is shown below.
GCGCAGGCCCGGGAAAACGGACGAAGCGCCAGGAGGTGGTAATGGACCAGCGCGGCGCGGACGGCCGGCTCCATCCGGTCCATGCCCGGGGCGTTGAACCATGCGCTCAGGGCGTCGAAGAACGGCCCGACACATTTTTTTTGCGCAGGATCATCCGCGTCGCCGCCTGAAGGCGGCGAAGCTGGGTCACGGCCTGGACCAGCCCCCGCAGGGACCCCTCGTTCAACCGCGACACGCATGGCGTCCAGAAGGTGACGGCCAAGTTCCAGGAAGCCCCTGCCCGAACACCTCGGGACGAACTCGGCCCAAAACTCCCCGAGCCCCCCCCAAAGCCCCTCGCCCCCGGGCCCTCCGTCCGCCTCGCCCCGCCCCCGTGGGCCAGGGGCGGACGGGAGGGTCCGGACAACGCCCTCTCCGGGCTCCTCCAGGACAAGGCAGGTCCGTGCGAGCACCTCCTGGGCGGCAAGCCCCCGCCGCACGAATTCCGCGGCGAGCGCCTGACGCGCTCCGGGCAGGATGGGAAGCCGGGCCAGGGAAGCGGCAAGGACTCGCAGTTCGGCGCAACAGGGGGCAAGGACGCGGGCGTCGTGGGGACGTCCCCAGGGGGGAGGCGGCGCGACATGCTGACCATCCTTTGGTTGTTTATTTGTCATTGATTTTGATAGATGCAACTCTTTAAAAAATATGTTTTTATTTCACTTTTTTCCATACTCTTTGATAGTATTTATGTCAAGCCTTCTGTCAGACTAATTCATGGCCGTCACGATCCGCCGCACATGCCGCGCGGAAAGACCGTACCGCTCCCGCAATTCCGGCACCCCAAGTCCCGAGGAAAACATCCGCCGTATCTCCGCATCGCGCCGGCGCCGCCTGGAATCCGCGCCGGTGGGGATGTCCAGGCGGCACCCGCCCCATTCGCCGATGATCACATCCACAGCGGTCCAGGCGCACTCCTCGCCCAACCGTTCGGCCAATTTGGAATGCAGCTCGTTTTCGCGCATGGTCTCCTCCACATGACGACTTCCGTTTCTCCGGCTCCTTGCCTTGCCCACGGCCGGCCACATGAATAATTTGTATTACTGAATGGAATATATGTCAAACTGAATATTCCAAATTATGCCTAGACTTCCCCCCCCCTTCATGTCAGAAAGGCATCATGAGTCCCGCCCGAACGCCTCCAGCCCCGCCCCGTGACGGCGCCGCCAGGGAAGGCGCCCTTTTCGTCCAGGCATTGCATGCCCTGGTGGAGGTCAACGGCGTGCCCCAGAGCGCCCTGGCCGACCACACCGGGGTCAGCCAAGGCTACGTGAGCAAGATTTTATGCGGAAAACAGCTCCCCAAAGGCCACCTGCGGGAGCGGCTGGCGGATTTTTTTCACCTGTCCTACCGGGAGATGCTGGACATCGGGCGCGAACGCCTGGCCCAGCGCGAGGATGAGGAATATTCCATGCCCGGACAGCCCGGGGATCCCATGTTCCCCCGCGACGCCGTGCGCGAGGACATCTCCTCCCCGCAGGGCGTCACCTACCCCTGCGGGGAGCGCGCCCTGCTCAAAAACCTCCTGCGGGACATCAAGGCCCGGGAGGTCCACCAGCGCTACTACACCGAGGTCCCCCTGCGCGAGGCCACCGGCTCCATGGGCGGAGGATCCACGGAAACGGGCACCCGGACCATCACCTACCTGAGCTTTCGCACCGAGTGGATCCGCTCCAAGGGAAATCCCGAATTCATGTCGGTCATCAGGGCCTTCGGGGACAGCATGGCCCCCACCATCGCCGACGGCTGCGTGGTGCTCATCGACGAAAGCCGCAGACAGTTCGTCACGAACAAGGTCTACTACATCCGCCACAATGGGCAGATGTATATCAAACGCCTGATCGGAAACGCACGGGACATCCGCATCGTCTCCGACCAGGACCAGGCCTGCATCCCGGTTTGCGAGGCCGATGATTTCGAAATCATCGGCCGCTGCATCTGGATGGCCCGGGACATCGAATAGCCCGCCATCTGGAATATTCTTCTTGACTTATTCCTGAATTGGAATACAAAATATTCCAACAGCCATCAGGAAACCCTTCCCGAGGATCACCCATGGACCGTTTTACCCTGTGGGAAAAAGCCCCCATCTGCGGCTGGCAACCGGCCATGACCTACCCGGACCTGGAACAGGCCCGGCGGGCCCTTGCCGCCTGGGCCGAGGATTTCGTGGACGAATACGGCCTGCCCCCCGTGCCCGGACGCGACTTCCGACTCACCCAGGACCTCGATCTCCCCCTTGGCCTTGACCGTCCCTCCCCAAGGCCGGCACAGGCCCGGCCCTCTCTCTCGGACATCCCGCCGGCCCGCCGGGAGATACGTCTTCACGGATAAGCGTCTCCAGGCCGCCCCCTTGATTCCGGCCCGCCCTCCTCGGTCGGGACAGGCGTCTTGAAAAAATCTCCCGGCCCTGTCACAGTGCCGCCGCGTCACCCATGCGCCGACGCGGCGGCTTTTCTGATGGGCGGGCCGCCACTTCTCGAACAAGGACAGCTTTCCGTGGGCGAAATCCCCCCCCAACAAAAGACTCCCGGCGGAAAAACGCCAAAAATCCGCCGGGTGATCTTTCTCGGCATCTATCTCGCCGGGCTTGTTCTTTTTCTTGAGATCGCGGGCCGCGTGACCTGGCTTTGCCTGGACAAGACCTGGGGGCTTCTGGTCCCGCAGGAAATCTCCCGATTCGACGACATGCTGGGCTGGTCCCTGGTGCCCGGCGCGCGAGCCGTCTCAAAAAGCACCGGCCAACCCATCGAATACGCCATCAATTCCGCTGGATTCCGCGACCGTGAATACCCCCTGGAAAAGCCGGAGGGAACCTTCCGCATCCTGCTTCTGGGCGATTCCCACACCTTCGGTTTCGGCGTGCCCCTGGAAAAGCACTTCTCCAAGCTCCTGGAGGGCTATTTCCGCAATGTCGAGGTGCTGAACATGGGGGTGAACGGCTACGGCCTGGACCAGGAATTGCTGCTCCTGCGCGACAAGGGGCTGGCCTACCATCCGGATGTGATTGTGGTCTACGTGCCGCACTATATGGACAACCGGCATGTCCGGGACAAGGTCTGGGGCATGGGGAAACCCCGCTTCCTCCTGGAGGACGGCCGTCTGGTCCCGACCAACCGCCCCGTGACCAACAATTCCTTTGTCTACCGCCTGCTTCTTGACGGCGACCGGTTTCTCTCCAAATGGAGCAAGGCCTACCTGCTCATGCGGGACGCCGTGATCCATTTTTTCGTCCAGGAAGACCGAATCAAGGCCGAAAACCTTCCCGACGACCTGGCCCGTACCATCGACCCTCACGCCGCGCCCGACGCGGCCGGGGAAAAGCCCCACGAGACGGCCGAGCCCGATGCCCTCCAACTCGAGGTCAACCGGTTGGGCGAGGCCATCGTGTCCGCCATGAGCGAGGAGGCCAAGGCGCACGGCGCCACGTTCGTCCTGGTCACCCGACGCGGGGAACTGGCCGTGTCCTCCATCAAAAACGCGATACCAACCCTCTATCTCCACGACCCCCTGCAAAACCCCGGGCTGATCCTGGCCGGAGATCCCACCCGCCATCCCAATGAGCCGGCCAGCGGCATCCTGGCCTGGGAGATATCCAAATTCCTCAACGAAAACAGGATGATCCCGGAAACGCACCTGCCTCGCGGCGGCGGTCCGAAATAGTTTGGCGTGATCTTTGCTTTACTTGTTTATGAATGTCAGGCCGTGGCCAACAGGGTGCGGGAGGCCGAGGACGACGCAAGCCCGGCCTCGACCGCGGCATACGCCGCGATCGCGCGTTGCCGGGAGGCCAGGGGGGAGGTTCCGATCTCGAGGGAAGGCGTCAGCGCGGCGTCAAACATCCGTCCAGCCGCGACCGCCCCTTCCAGGATCGCCTCGAAGGGCTCGGTAACGGAAAAACCCGTGTCTTGTGACGCTTGGCCCGTGTCCTGGGAAAGCAGTTCGACGTCTTTGCTGGTGTAGCTGAGCCCGAACCTGCCCAGCCGGAAACCGACCTCGGTGGTCACGATCCGGGCCTGGGGGGATGACGGTTCCGCCTTGGCGGATTCCCGGGCATAGGCCAGATATGGGGTACGTCCAACCGCGGAAACGGCCATGGACCCTCTCGTATGCCGTAGCGGGCACGTCCCGCCCGGCGTTCTTGCGGCCACCCTGCCGACGGCCGCCCACACGCCTCGTCGACGCGTCGCGACCGCACGTCCATCCCTGGAGACGTTTCGGTGTGTACCATGTTTTTAATCAGGCTCTCGTTTTTTGACAAGGGCCTTGCGCCCATTTTCACGATCCCTCCCCCTGAAAAATCCGTTCCTCTGTTGACGCGAACGCGCCCGCTGGCATATTCCCCGGAACAGGGAGACAACATCCCGCCCCGCCGGAGGAATCATGCCCACGACCATTCTCGCCAAACGACGCCTCATCCCGGGAAAGACCAGCGAGCTGGTCCTTGACGCCCCGCACATCGCGGCCAAGGCCAGACCCGGCAACTTCCTCATCCTGCGCGTGGCCGACAAGGGCGAGCGTATCCCCCTGACCATCGCCGACGTCGACCCGGAAAAAGGGACCGTGACCATCGTCTATCTGGTCCTGGGCAAAACCACGGCCCACCTGGAGACCCTTGAGGCCGGCGACGCCATCCTGGACGTGTGCGGCCCGCTTGGCGCGCCCACCCATATCGAAAAGACCGGCACCGTGGTCTGCGTGGGCGGGGGCACGGGCATCGCGGCCATGCATCACATCGCCAAGGGGCATCATCGGGCCGGCAACCACGTGGTGGCCGTGATCGGTGCCCGCACCAAGGATCTCCTGCTTTTTCACGACGAGTTGTCGGCCTTCTGCCCCGAGGTCCTGGTGACCACCGACGATGGCAGCCTGGGCCGCAAGGGCCTGGTCACCGAGGCCCTGCGCGACAGGCTGGCCTCGGACCAGGCCGTTTCCGAGGTGGTGGCCGTTGGGCCGGTACCCATGATGCGGGCCGTGGCCGAGACCACCCGGCCGTTTGGCGTCAAAACCACGGTGAGCGTAAACTCCATCATGGTGGACGGCATCGGCATGTGCGGGGCCTGCCGGGTGACCGTGGGCGGCAAGGTGCGCTTCGCCTGCGTGGACGGACCGGAGTTCGACGGCCATCAGGTGGACTTCGGCGAGTTGTGCGCCCGTCTGGGGGCCTTCCGCGACCAGGAGCGTCTCTCCCTGGAAAAATTCCACGAGTGTCGCTGCCATGACCACAAAAAAGCCTAAGTCCGCCCCCCGCACGCCCATGCCCGAGCAGCCCGCCGCCCTGCGGCGGACAAACTTCTCGGAAGTCGCCCTGGGGTATGACCTGTCCATGGCCATGGCCGAGGCCTCCCGCTGCCTGCAGTGTAAGAAACCGGCCTGCGTCCAGGGCTGCCCCGTGGAGGTCAACATCAAGGATTTCGTGGGGCATCTCGCCCGAGGCGACGTGGTCGCGGCCTTCCAGGCCATCAAGGAGACCAACAGCCTGCCCGCGGTGTGCGGCCGGGTCTGCCCCCAGGAAAACCAGTGCGAGGGGTCCTGCATCCTGGGCAAAAAGGGCCAGCCCGTGGCCATCGGCCGTCTGGAGCGCTTCGTGGCCGACGAATTCGCGGCCCGCTCGGCCTGCGAGGAGCTGACCGGGCAGCCAGAATGCGTCGTGACCCGCGACGAGCTTCGGGCCGCCTGCATCGGGTCCGGGCCATCGAGCCTGACCGTGGCCGGCTACCTGGCCTCCCGGGGCGTCAAGGTCACGGTCTACGAGGCCCTGCACGAACTGGGCGGGGTTTTGACCTACGGCATCCCGGAGTTCAGGCTGCCCAAGGCCGTCGTGCGCCGGGAGATCGCGGCGCTGACGCAAAGCGGTGTGACCTTCGTGACCAACTGGGTGGGCGGCAAGACCTTCACCATCCCCGAGCTTTTCGAGAGGGGCGACAAGGCCGTGTTCATCGGCGTGGGCGCGGGCCTGCCCCGGTTTCTGAACATCCCCGGGGAAAGCCTGATCGGGGTTTTCTCGGCCAACGAATACCTCACCCGGGTGAACCTCGGCCGGGCCTACGCCTTTCCGGAATACGACACGCCCATCTTCCCGGGGAGACGGGTGGCGGTCCTGGGCGGGGGCAACGTGGCCATGGACGCGGCCCGCACGGCGCTCCGGCTGGGGGCCGAGGAGGTCCGGCTGGTCTATCGCCGCTCGAAAGAGGAAATGCCGGCCCGGGCCGAGGAGTTGCACCACGCCATCGAGGAAGGGGTCATCCTGGAATGCCTGTGCGGTCCCGTGGCCTTTCTGGGCGACGAACGCGGCTACCTCACGGGCATGACCGTGCAGCGCATGTGCCTGGGCGAACCCGACGAGTCCGGCCGCTGCCGGCCCTGTCCCATCGAGGGGGACACGGCGCTCTTGCCCTGCGATCTGGCCGTGGTGGCCGTGGGCACGGGTCCCAACCCCGTGCTCCTCTCCGCCACCCCGGGCCTTGAAAAAAACCGCCGGGGCTATGTGGTGGTGAACGAGGAGACGGGGGAGACCAGCATCGAAAACGTTTTCGCCGGCGGCGACATCGTCACCGGCTCGGCCACGGTGATCCTGGCCATGGGCGCCGGCCGCCGCGCGGCCAAGGAGATCGCCCGGAGGCTTCTTGCCCACGCCTGAACGGTTTTATTTCCCGGAGAGGCGTTGCGTGACCCTGCATCAAAATTGTTACAAATCGCGTCGCGACACCACTCCCCGCCCGGCGGCGGATACCCGCCGGGCGCGCCGTCACTCATTTTCCCAGAGTCTGTAACATCCCTGTAACATCCCCCTCCTAGCCTTCACCCGTTCGATTGGGGTGACGGGATTCTTCCAACATGAAAAAAGCACAAGGAGACGGGTTATGAAAAAATTGGCCGCCCTCGTCGCGACCTTCCTTCTGGTCGCGTCCAGCGCCTTCGCGGACACCACGGTAAAGGTCGACGGGTCCACCACGGTCCTGCCCATCATGCAGAAGATGGTCGAAGTCTACATGAAGGCCAACCCGAGCGTGAAGTTCACCGTGTCCGGCGGCGGTTCGGGCAACGGCATCAAGGCCATCATCGACGGGACCACGGACATCGCCATGGCCTCGCGCAAGATGAAGGACAAGGAGATCGCCCTGGCCAAGGAAAAGGGCGTGGCCGCCAAGGAAATCGTGGTGGCCATCGACGCCATCATCCCGGTGGTCAACCCGGCCAACAAGCTTTCCGGGGCCACCATCGAGCAGCTCAAGGACCTCTACGCCGGCAAGGTCACCGAATGGAAGGCTCTGGGCGGCGAGGGTCCGGTGGTGGTCATCTCCCGCGACACCTCCTCGGGCACCTACGAGACCTGGGAAGAGCTGGTCATGAAGGGCGAGAAGGTCTTCCCGGGCGCCCTGCTGCAGGCCTCCAGCGGCGCCGTTGTCCAGGCCGTGAGCAAGAACAAGAACGCCATCGGCTACGTGGGCGTGGGCTACCTCGACGCCTCCACCAAGCCCCTGTCCGTCAACGGCGTCGTCGGCAACGCCGAGACCGCCGCCTCGGGCAAGTACCCCATCGCCCGCGACCTGTACGTGTACGTCAACGGCGAGCCCAAGGGCGAGATCAAGAAGTTCCTGGACTTCGCCTTAAGCGCCGACGGTCAGAAGATCGTTCAGGAAGCCGGCTTCGTGCCCCTGAAGAAGTAGCGCGCCCCCTCCGCCGCCGGGCCGGGGCCGTGGTCCCCGGCCGACGGCGGGAGCGCTTCCCTCCCAAAATGTCTCCAAAAGCCCCCGCCAAGACAAGGTGACGCCATGGCCGTAAGCCGAAAAGCCAAAGACTCCGTCATCCGCATCGCGTTCCTGGTCACCGCCCTGTCGTCCATCGTGGCCCTGGGGCTGATCATGCTCTACCTGTTCATCGAGGGCCTGCCCATCTTCGAGCACGTCTCGGTGACGGACTTTCTCTTCGGCCACCTGTGGTATCCCACCTCGGATCCCCCGGAGTTCGGCATCTTCCCCCTGATCGTGGCCTCGGTGGCCGTGACCCTGGTGTCCTCGGCCCTGGCCATTCCCCTGGGGGTCATGACCGCCATTTACCTGGCCGAGATCGCCGGTCCCAGGACCAGGGGATTTTTCAAGCCGGTGGTGGAGCTGCTGGCCGCGCTGCCCTCGGTGGTCATCGGCTTTTTCGGCATGGTGGTGGTCGCGCCCTTCCTGCAGGAGACCTTCGACCTGGCCACGGGCCTGAACCTCTTCAACGCCGCGCTCATGCTGGCCTTTATGTCCGTGCCCACTATCTGTAGCGTCTCCGAGGACGCCATCTATTCCGTTCCGGCCGAGCTCAAGGAGGCCTCCCTGGCGCTCGGGGCCACCCACTGGGAGACCATCTCCCGGGTGATCATCCCGGCCTCGCTTTCAGGCATAAGCACGGCCATCATCCTGGGCATGTCCCGGGCCATCGGCGAGACCATGGTGGTGCTCATGGTGGCCGGCGGCGCGGCCATGATTCCCAACTCCCTTTTTTCCCCGGTTCGGCCCATGCCGTCGAGCATCGCC
Proteins encoded:
- a CDS encoding Mor transcription activator family protein — encoded protein: MWPAVGKARSRRNGSRHVEETMRENELHSKLAERLGEECAWTAVDVIIGEWGGCRLDIPTGADSRRRRRDAEIRRMFSSGLGVPELRERYGLSARHVRRIVTAMN
- the pstC gene encoding phosphate ABC transporter permease subunit PstC gives rise to the protein MAVSRKAKDSVIRIAFLVTALSSIVALGLIMLYLFIEGLPIFEHVSVTDFLFGHLWYPTSDPPEFGIFPLIVASVAVTLVSSALAIPLGVMTAIYLAEIAGPRTRGFFKPVVELLAALPSVVIGFFGMVVVAPFLQETFDLATGLNLFNAALMLAFMSVPTICSVSEDAIYSVPAELKEASLALGATHWETISRVIIPASLSGISTAIILGMSRAIGETMVVLMVAGGAAMIPNSLFSPVRPMPSSIAAEMAEAPFRGEHYYALFAIGIVLFLFTLLFNIIADHISEKHKQVGAATL
- a CDS encoding PstS family phosphate ABC transporter substrate-binding protein, with the translated sequence MKKLAALVATFLLVASSAFADTTVKVDGSTTVLPIMQKMVEVYMKANPSVKFTVSGGGSGNGIKAIIDGTTDIAMASRKMKDKEIALAKEKGVAAKEIVVAIDAIIPVVNPANKLSGATIEQLKDLYAGKVTEWKALGGEGPVVVISRDTSSGTYETWEELVMKGEKVFPGALLQASSGAVVQAVSKNKNAIGYVGVGYLDASTKPLSVNGVVGNAETAASGKYPIARDLYVYVNGEPKGEIKKFLDFALSADGQKIVQEAGFVPLKK
- a CDS encoding sulfide/dihydroorotate dehydrogenase-like FAD/NAD-binding protein, with the translated sequence MPTTILAKRRLIPGKTSELVLDAPHIAAKARPGNFLILRVADKGERIPLTIADVDPEKGTVTIVYLVLGKTTAHLETLEAGDAILDVCGPLGAPTHIEKTGTVVCVGGGTGIAAMHHIAKGHHRAGNHVVAVIGARTKDLLLFHDELSAFCPEVLVTTDDGSLGRKGLVTEALRDRLASDQAVSEVVAVGPVPMMRAVAETTRPFGVKTTVSVNSIMVDGIGMCGACRVTVGGKVRFACVDGPEFDGHQVDFGELCARLGAFRDQERLSLEKFHECRCHDHKKA
- the gltA gene encoding NADPH-dependent glutamate synthase — translated: MPEQPAALRRTNFSEVALGYDLSMAMAEASRCLQCKKPACVQGCPVEVNIKDFVGHLARGDVVAAFQAIKETNSLPAVCGRVCPQENQCEGSCILGKKGQPVAIGRLERFVADEFAARSACEELTGQPECVVTRDELRAACIGSGPSSLTVAGYLASRGVKVTVYEALHELGGVLTYGIPEFRLPKAVVRREIAALTQSGVTFVTNWVGGKTFTIPELFERGDKAVFIGVGAGLPRFLNIPGESLIGVFSANEYLTRVNLGRAYAFPEYDTPIFPGRRVAVLGGGNVAMDAARTALRLGAEEVRLVYRRSKEEMPARAEELHHAIEEGVILECLCGPVAFLGDERGYLTGMTVQRMCLGEPDESGRCRPCPIEGDTALLPCDLAVVAVGTGPNPVLLSATPGLEKNRRGYVVVNEETGETSIENVFAGGDIVTGSATVILAMGAGRRAAKEIARRLLAHA
- a CDS encoding XRE family transcriptional regulator codes for the protein MSPARTPPAPPRDGAAREGALFVQALHALVEVNGVPQSALADHTGVSQGYVSKILCGKQLPKGHLRERLADFFHLSYREMLDIGRERLAQREDEEYSMPGQPGDPMFPRDAVREDISSPQGVTYPCGERALLKNLLRDIKAREVHQRYYTEVPLREATGSMGGGSTETGTRTITYLSFRTEWIRSKGNPEFMSVIRAFGDSMAPTIADGCVVLIDESRRQFVTNKVYYIRHNGQMYIKRLIGNARDIRIVSDQDQACIPVCEADDFEIIGRCIWMARDIE
- a CDS encoding SGNH/GDSL hydrolase family protein — protein: MGEIPPQQKTPGGKTPKIRRVIFLGIYLAGLVLFLEIAGRVTWLCLDKTWGLLVPQEISRFDDMLGWSLVPGARAVSKSTGQPIEYAINSAGFRDREYPLEKPEGTFRILLLGDSHTFGFGVPLEKHFSKLLEGYFRNVEVLNMGVNGYGLDQELLLLRDKGLAYHPDVIVVYVPHYMDNRHVRDKVWGMGKPRFLLEDGRLVPTNRPVTNNSFVYRLLLDGDRFLSKWSKAYLLMRDAVIHFFVQEDRIKAENLPDDLARTIDPHAAPDAAGEKPHETAEPDALQLEVNRLGEAIVSAMSEEAKAHGATFVLVTRRGELAVSSIKNAIPTLYLHDPLQNPGLILAGDPTRHPNEPASGILAWEISKFLNENRMIPETHLPRGGGPK